In Dasypus novemcinctus isolate mDasNov1 chromosome 23, mDasNov1.1.hap2, whole genome shotgun sequence, the following proteins share a genomic window:
- the TMEM270 gene encoding transmembrane protein 270 → MEATPPVRSSLSGILLQVARLSVLLIQNRAHLYNLLLLKIILFNQWVSELAQEAQGSCGGQAHPLPRVAARPMGRVLRAWLALVEVPVWLLLRVPRLAWAGVLGCARALGLAPQRMDTWERLGLSAATWTDLLLSCLHSLLLAALLLLLLAWRLCRTAHRVSLGQLPGKALLESHVVLELLELPKRLYWRVERLVALPSWYLAYLVTWTTCLASHLLQAAFEHTARLAQAQEAKLQDASGPFSEGPLFESLTPRAGPGSPLHEPPGE, encoded by the exons ATGGAGGCCACCCCTCCGGTCAGGTCCAGCCTCTCGGGGATCCTGCTGCAGGTGGCGAGGCTGTCAGTGCTG CTGATCCAGAACCGGGCCCACCTCTACAATCTGCTGCTGCTCAAGATCATCCTCTTCAACCAGTGGGTGTCGGAGCTGgcccaggaggcccaggggtccTGCGGCGGGCAGGCCCACCCACTCCCGCGGGTGGCAGCCCGCCCCATGGGCCGggtgctcagggcctggctggccTTGGTCGAGGTCCCCGTGTGGCTGCTGCTGCGGGTGCCCAGGCTGGCGTGGGCGGGTGTGCTGGGCTGCGCCCGGGCCCTGGGCCTGGCCCCGCAGCGGATGGACACCTGGGAGCGGCTGGGCCTCTCGGCGGCCACCTGGACGGACCTGCTTCTGTCGTGTCTGCACAGCCTGCTGCTGGCAgccttgctgctgctgctgctggcctgGAGGCTGTGCCGGACAGCCCACCGCGTCAGCCTGGGCCAGCTGCCCGGCAAG GCCCTGCTGGAGAGCCACGTGGTGCTGGAGCTCCTGGAGCTGCCGAAACGTCTGTACTGGCGGGTGGAGAGGCTGGTAGCGCTCCCCTCCTGGTACCTGGCCTACCTTGTCACCTGGACCACCTGCCTTGCCTCTCACCTGCTGCAGGCTGCCTTTGAGCACACAGCTCGGCTGGCTCAGGCCCAGGAGGCCAAGCTGCAGGACGCCTCAGGGCCCTTTTCTGAGGGCCCTCTCTTTGAGTCCCTGACCCCCAGGGCTGGGCCAGGCTCGCCACTGCATGAACCCCCTGGAGAATAA